The window ACATCCCCCATCCGTTGTCGGCGACGCTTTTGCTCAAGCGAAGGGCTTGCGACATCCCTTTCATGTGGAGATCCTCGATCACGACGCCGTCATACCGGTCCGCCAATTTCCGGGACGCCTTGTGCAGGAAATCCTTTCGCTGTTTCGCCGCTTTCTCATGCAGCTGAGCCACCTTGACTCGCTGTTTGTTCCAGCGAGAAGAGCCTCTTGTCTTTTTGGAAAGAATCCGTTGTTCTTTTGCCAGCTTCTCTTCTATCTGTCGGTAGAACCGCGGGTAATTGGCTTTCTTACCCCCCTCGCTTTCGACAAACAGGCCGTGCATGGCAAAGTCCAATCCGATCACTTCTCGGATCTCTCTTTTACTTGGTGTGTGGTCGTATTCGGTCAAAATGGAAACATGGTATTTTCCTGTGGCGGAGCGGGAAATGGTGCAGGACTTGATGATTTGGTGCGATGGGATCTTACGATGCTGCTTCATTCTGAGGGGTTGGAGTTTCGGCAGTTTGATGGAGCCATCCAGAAGTTTGATGTTCCCGTTGACCAGATTGGTCGTGTAGGATTGCCTGGATTTGCGGCTTTTGAATTTCGGGTAGCCGGATTTGCCGGAAAAGAAACGGGAGAACGACGATTGCAGGTTCAATTGGGCGTTTGCGAGTGCTAGACTATCCACTTCCTTGAGCCACTCGAACTCCTTCTTGTACTTGGCGGGCGTCGGAAACTTCTGTTTCTTCAGCAATTCCTTGTCGTCTTTGAATCGCTCATAGGTTTCCTTTCGTTCGGCAAGCATTTTATTATAGACAAAACGGACGCATCCGAATGTCCTAGCTAGAAATTCCTCCTGTTCCTTTGTCGGATACAACCGGAATTTGTATGCTTTGTGTGCCACTTTATATCACCTCGCTCCTCCACTTCAACGGGAATATATGTTCTTATTATAGCAGAAAAAAGAGGTTTTGGCTACCGCCAACCGAAATTCATCTCCCCCTTACCGTTGGGCTTCGCTCTTCACACGCTTGAAGAGGGAGACTTCTTTCGTGGTGTTGTTAAAACTATGATACAATAATAGGAAGACAACTTCCAAAGGTATATAGTTGTCACCATCTTCCATGCTTAGGTATTGCCTAAGTTTTTTTATTTGCGAGATGAGACTAGACATTGGGGGGAATCTGAATGGCCTTTCCACGTAAGGAAAAGGATGTATGCGATTTTGTCGCCGCGCGCGAAATCGACGAAGAGATTTCATTCGTCCGTAATGATCATAGAGTTAATGGCACGATCTTCAAAATTTTGGAGAACTCCGTCATTGTTGAGCTTTCGGAGGCGGATGCCGAACGGATCGGTGCCGCATCCAACTTGACCGTCGTCTCCCATAAAAATTACTCCATTGTGTAACGTTTAAAGGCTGTCCGGAAAAATTTCGGACAGCCTTTTCTTTCATTAAAAAGAGTTTTAATTAAAATAAAAAGCTTATAAACCCATATTCGACTGCCACTAGGATAATTGTACCGCCCAATCCGGCAATGAAAGGTTTTGCGCCTGCCCGCTTAAATGCCGACAATTTAACATTCAATCCGAGACCTGCCATCGCCATCGCCATTAATACATAAGCCAATGACACGAGCATGGAAGCGACTTGCTCAGGTACGATTCCCGTCGAGTAGATGGCGCTCATCGCCAAAAAGCCGAAAATGAACCATGGAATCGGGAGTTTCCTGAAGCTGAAAGCCTCCCCTTCCTGCCGATTTCTTTTCGCCATCCAGAAGCCGACAC is drawn from Sporosarcina sp. FSL W7-1349 and contains these coding sequences:
- a CDS encoding RNA-guided endonuclease TnpB family protein — its product is MAHKAYKFRLYPTKEQEEFLARTFGCVRFVYNKMLAERKETYERFKDDKELLKKQKFPTPAKYKKEFEWLKEVDSLALANAQLNLQSSFSRFFSGKSGYPKFKSRKSRQSYTTNLVNGNIKLLDGSIKLPKLQPLRMKQHRKIPSHQIIKSCTISRSATGKYHVSILTEYDHTPSKREIREVIGLDFAMHGLFVESEGGKKANYPRFYRQIEEKLAKEQRILSKKTRGSSRWNKQRVKVAQLHEKAAKQRKDFLHKASRKLADRYDGVVIEDLHMKGMSQALRLSKSVADNGWGMFTAFLRYKLDEQGKPLVKIDKWFPSTKTCSDCGSVKDTLPLSERTFSCECGFVLDRDWNAARNIKKEGLLLIGLS
- a CDS encoding DUF2187 family protein, with amino-acid sequence MAFPRKEKDVCDFVAAREIDEEISFVRNDHRVNGTIFKILENSVIVELSEADAERIGAASNLTVVSHKNYSIV